The following proteins are co-located in the Hevea brasiliensis isolate MT/VB/25A 57/8 chromosome 11, ASM3005281v1, whole genome shotgun sequence genome:
- the LOC110640307 gene encoding uncharacterized protein LOC110640307, translating to MISLKFCKTHLSPSLLNSSKLQKQRTEQPIFLPKKVVHRRKLTVRGCSGQEPEKKKTERKSFLSLEEAGLVEISGLSTHERFLCRLTISSLNLLRVISEEEGCAIEELNAGRICDWFVKDKLRREQNIESAVLRWDDSEFQF from the exons ATGATTTCACTCAAATTTTGCAAGACCCACCTTTCGCCATCTCTCCTCAACTCCTCCAAGCTCCAAAAACAAAGAACAGAACAACCCATTTTTCTTCCAAAGAAAGTAGTCCACAGAAGAAAGCTTACAGTAAGAGGATGCAGTGGACAAGAACCAGAGAAAAAGAAGACAGAGAGGAAAAGTTTCTTGAGTCTTGAAGAAGCTGGTCTAGTTGAAATATCTGGTTTGAGCACTCATGAGCGCTTTCTGTGCCGTTTAACG ATATCATCACTGAACCTTCTGAGAGTTATCTCAGAGGAAGAAGGGTGTGCAATTGAGGAGCTAAATGCTGGGAGGATATGTGACTGGTTTGTAAAAGATAAGCTGAGAAGAGAGCAGAATATTGAATCTGCAGTCCTTCGGTGGGACGATTCTGAGTTCCAATTTTGA